A portion of the Ralstonia nicotianae genome contains these proteins:
- a CDS encoding NAD(P)H-dependent flavin oxidoreductase: MGTWPDTRLLALFQIDVPIVLAPLAGVGGVELAVAVARAGGLGSLPCAMLNADQIREQVGQFRAAVRAPINLNFFCHVPPQPDPEREARWRAHLAPYYAEFGIDPAATAPFVNRAPFDAAACAVVESLRPEVVSFHFGLPEAGLLARVRAAGARILASATTVEEARWLEANGCDAVIAQGAEAGGHRGMFLATAVESQVGTFALVPQVADAVRVPVIATGGVADARGMAAAFTLGAAGVQIGTAYMLSPEAKTSAIHRAALKRAADGDTALTNLFTGRPARGIVNRLMREIGPMSSFAPAFPTAGGALAPLRAKTEPAGSGDFINLWSGQAPRLATEDSAEAITRRIAAQALARLAPATRLA, encoded by the coding sequence ATGGGCACATGGCCGGATACCCGCCTGCTCGCGCTGTTCCAGATCGATGTGCCCATCGTGCTGGCGCCCCTCGCGGGGGTCGGCGGCGTGGAGCTGGCGGTGGCCGTCGCGCGTGCCGGCGGGCTCGGCTCGCTGCCGTGCGCGATGCTCAATGCCGACCAGATCCGCGAACAGGTCGGGCAGTTCCGGGCGGCGGTGCGCGCGCCCATCAACCTGAACTTCTTCTGTCATGTGCCGCCGCAGCCCGACCCCGAGCGGGAAGCGCGATGGCGCGCGCACCTGGCGCCGTACTACGCCGAATTCGGCATCGATCCCGCCGCCACCGCACCGTTCGTCAATCGCGCGCCGTTCGATGCGGCGGCCTGCGCGGTGGTCGAATCGCTCAGGCCCGAGGTGGTGAGCTTCCACTTCGGCCTGCCGGAGGCCGGGCTGCTGGCGCGCGTGCGCGCGGCCGGCGCCAGAATCCTCGCCTCGGCCACCACCGTGGAAGAAGCGCGCTGGCTGGAGGCGAACGGCTGCGACGCCGTGATTGCCCAGGGTGCCGAGGCGGGCGGGCACCGCGGCATGTTCCTGGCCACGGCCGTCGAGTCGCAGGTCGGCACGTTCGCGCTGGTGCCGCAGGTGGCCGATGCGGTGCGCGTGCCGGTGATCGCCACGGGCGGCGTGGCCGATGCGCGGGGCATGGCGGCGGCCTTCACGCTGGGCGCCGCGGGTGTGCAGATCGGCACGGCCTACATGCTGTCGCCGGAAGCGAAGACCTCCGCCATCCACCGCGCGGCGCTCAAGCGCGCCGCCGACGGCGATACCGCGCTGACCAACCTGTTCACCGGCCGCCCCGCGCGCGGCATCGTCAACCGGCTGATGCGCGAGATCGGTCCGATGAGCTCCTTCGCGCCCGCTTTCCCGACCGCCGGTGGCGCGCTCGCGCCGCTGCGCGCCAAGACCGAGCCGGCCGGTTCGGGCGATTTCATCAACCTGTGGTCGGGCCAGGCGCCCCGGCTGGCGACGGAGGACAGCGCCGAAGCCATCACCCGCCGTATCGCCGCGCAGGCCCTGGCGCGGCTGGCCCCGGCGACCCGTCTCGCCTGA
- a CDS encoding SDR family NAD(P)-dependent oxidoreductase, with translation MPHAPSTSSNPRLAGRAAIVTGGSRGIGAAIARRLAADGARVAVVYRSHHDEADAVVRAIRDTGAEAIAVQADVSDAASVRAMVDTVQRAFGAIDILVNNAGILASQPVGSIDQAAFDRQFRINAFSAILVSQAVLPQMPARGGRIVNVSSSLVFRPRAGLAVYAASKAAVSALTQAFALELGPRNITVNAVAPAMTRTDMTAPLPDALKARLRDATPLGRLAEPEDIADAVAFLACDDSRWITGRTLLTDGGFV, from the coding sequence ATGCCGCACGCCCCATCCACGTCGTCCAACCCGCGCCTGGCCGGGCGCGCCGCCATCGTCACCGGGGGCTCGCGCGGCATCGGCGCGGCCATCGCGCGCCGCCTCGCCGCGGACGGCGCGCGCGTGGCCGTGGTCTACCGCAGCCACCACGACGAAGCCGATGCCGTCGTCCGCGCCATCCGCGACACGGGCGCCGAAGCCATCGCCGTGCAGGCGGACGTCAGCGATGCGGCGTCGGTCCGCGCCATGGTGGACACGGTGCAGCGGGCCTTCGGCGCAATCGACATCCTCGTCAACAACGCGGGCATCCTGGCGAGCCAGCCGGTGGGCAGCATCGACCAGGCCGCGTTCGACCGGCAGTTCCGCATCAATGCGTTTTCGGCGATCCTGGTGTCGCAGGCCGTGCTGCCGCAGATGCCGGCGCGGGGCGGCCGCATCGTCAACGTGTCGTCCAGCCTGGTGTTCCGGCCGCGGGCGGGGCTGGCGGTCTATGCGGCGAGCAAGGCGGCGGTGAGCGCGCTCACGCAGGCCTTCGCGCTGGAGCTGGGGCCGCGCAACATCACCGTCAACGCGGTGGCGCCCGCCATGACGCGCACCGACATGACCGCGCCGCTGCCCGACGCACTCAAGGCCCGCCTGCGCGACGCCACGCCGCTGGGCCGCCTGGCCGAGCCGGAGGACATTGCCGATGCGGTCGCCTTCCTGGCCTGCGACGACAGCCGCTGGATCACCGGCCGCACGCTGCTGACCGACGGCGGCTTCGTCTGA
- a CDS encoding efflux transporter outer membrane subunit: protein MRLRILPLVLALSACSLTSALIKPALPVPATFPAESGPETQAHVADLGWRTMFGDRRLQRLIGLALANNRDLRLAALNVEAVRAQYSIQRAARLPGIDATGSASRQRTAANDGASPAVLAANSEQYGVNVGLNAFEIDLFGRVRSLSDAAFARYLASDQGRRAAQISLVGAVADAYFAERLAQEQLQLAEHTLADWRQSLDLARRLKTAKQNSDLDVAQAEGQVANAQADLEARTRALAQAGNALQRLVGAGLPTDLPAPLSLEAQPVVTQLPAGLPSELLIRRPDIRQAEHNLAAANADIGAARAAFFPRLSLTASLGYASPAMGSLFDGGHRVWSFSPQITQPLFQGGRLRAELRLAELRKSSAIAEYERTIQTAFREVADGLAGRATYGRQIEAQIRAVASAERRVELSNLRYRAGVEGRLELLDSQRQLYASRQALLDLRQGAFSNAVALYKALGGGLAETDVATADRTAGE from the coding sequence ATGCGACTGCGCATCCTTCCCCTCGTCCTGGCACTGTCGGCCTGCTCGCTGACCTCCGCGCTGATCAAGCCTGCGCTGCCGGTGCCCGCGACCTTCCCGGCGGAGTCGGGTCCTGAAACACAAGCGCATGTGGCCGATCTGGGCTGGCGCACGATGTTCGGCGACCGCCGCCTGCAGCGGCTGATCGGACTCGCCCTGGCCAACAACCGCGACCTGCGGCTGGCCGCACTGAACGTCGAGGCGGTCCGGGCCCAGTACAGCATCCAGCGCGCCGCGCGGCTGCCCGGCATCGACGCCACGGGCAGCGCCTCGCGCCAGCGCACCGCCGCGAATGACGGCGCCAGTCCTGCCGTCCTGGCGGCCAATTCGGAACAGTACGGCGTCAACGTCGGGCTGAACGCATTCGAGATCGACCTGTTCGGCCGCGTGCGATCGTTGTCCGATGCAGCGTTCGCCCGCTACCTGGCGAGCGACCAAGGGCGCCGGGCCGCGCAGATCTCGCTGGTCGGCGCGGTGGCCGACGCCTACTTTGCCGAGCGGCTGGCGCAGGAGCAACTGCAATTGGCCGAGCATACCCTGGCCGATTGGCGGCAATCGCTCGACTTGGCGCGCCGGTTGAAGACGGCCAAGCAGAACAGCGACCTGGACGTCGCCCAGGCCGAAGGCCAGGTCGCCAACGCGCAGGCCGATCTGGAGGCGCGCACGCGCGCGCTGGCGCAAGCCGGCAATGCACTGCAACGCCTCGTCGGCGCCGGGTTGCCGACGGATCTGCCGGCCCCGCTGTCATTGGAAGCGCAGCCGGTCGTGACCCAACTGCCGGCAGGCTTGCCATCCGAGCTGCTGATCCGCCGGCCGGACATCCGCCAGGCCGAGCACAACCTGGCGGCCGCCAATGCCGACATCGGCGCCGCGCGCGCCGCGTTCTTCCCGCGCCTGTCGCTGACCGCGTCGCTGGGCTACGCGAGCCCGGCCATGGGCAGCCTGTTCGATGGTGGGCATCGGGTCTGGTCCTTCTCGCCGCAGATCACGCAGCCGCTGTTCCAGGGCGGCAGGCTGCGCGCCGAACTGCGCCTGGCCGAGCTGCGCAAGTCCAGCGCCATCGCCGAATACGAGCGCACCATCCAGACCGCGTTCCGGGAAGTCGCCGATGGCCTCGCCGGACGTGCGACCTATGGTCGCCAGATCGAAGCCCAGATCCGGGCGGTCGCCAGCGCCGAGCGCCGCGTCGAGCTCTCCAACCTCCGCTATCGCGCGGGCGTCGAAGGACGGTTGGAACTGCTGGATTCCCAACGGCAGCTGTACGCATCGCGGCAAGCGCTGCTGGACCTGCGGCAAGGCGCGTTCAGCAACGCGGTCGCGCTCTACAAGGCGTTGGGCGGTGGCCTGGCGGAAACGGACGTTGCAACCGCCGACCGCACGGCCGGGGAGTGA
- a CDS encoding LysR substrate-binding domain-containing protein, whose product MQRFDDLYLFTRVVEAGGFSAAERATGIPKSRLSRRIAALETQLGTRLLQRSSHRVSVTPVGEAVYRHAREMADASAAIEALAGAARSEPAGVLRVGTSPLLAETLVSGWLAAFAQANPKLRIELDVSNTHVDLIEQRIDVAIRAATGPLPSRDVVARHLAASPRVLVGSPALIARVGEPDAPAELDALPCLGQGTLMRSRDWVLLDARGQRHVMPIRPRMAADNLIALREAAIAGLGFTVLPLHCCHAALSEGRLRTVLRAWTPEPADLHALYPSRAGVPPSVRALVSFLRECFAAEPTMRATA is encoded by the coding sequence ATGCAACGCTTCGACGATCTGTACCTCTTTACGCGCGTGGTGGAGGCCGGCGGCTTCTCCGCCGCCGAGCGCGCCACCGGCATTCCCAAGTCGCGCCTGAGCCGGCGCATCGCGGCGCTGGAGACACAGCTCGGCACGCGCCTGCTGCAGCGCTCCAGCCACCGCGTGTCGGTCACGCCGGTGGGCGAGGCCGTGTACCGGCACGCGCGCGAGATGGCCGATGCCTCCGCCGCCATCGAGGCGCTGGCCGGCGCGGCGCGCAGCGAGCCGGCGGGCGTGCTGCGCGTGGGCACCTCGCCGCTGCTGGCCGAGACGCTGGTGTCGGGCTGGCTGGCCGCGTTCGCGCAAGCCAATCCCAAGCTGCGCATCGAGCTGGACGTGTCCAACACCCATGTCGACCTGATCGAGCAGCGCATCGACGTGGCCATCCGCGCGGCCACCGGGCCGTTGCCCTCGCGCGATGTGGTGGCGCGGCACCTGGCCGCATCGCCGCGCGTGCTGGTGGGCAGTCCGGCGCTGATTGCGCGCGTGGGCGAGCCCGACGCGCCCGCCGAGCTGGATGCGCTGCCGTGCCTCGGCCAGGGCACGCTGATGCGTAGCCGCGATTGGGTCCTGCTCGACGCGCGGGGCCAGCGCCATGTCATGCCCATCCGGCCGCGCATGGCCGCCGACAACCTGATCGCGCTGCGCGAAGCGGCCATCGCCGGGCTGGGCTTTACCGTGCTGCCGCTGCACTGCTGCCATGCGGCCTTGAGCGAAGGCCGCCTGCGGACCGTGCTGCGCGCCTGGACACCCGAGCCCGCCGACCTGCACGCGCTCTACCCCTCGCGCGCGGGTGTGCCGCCTTCGGTGCGGGCGCTGGTGTCGTTCCTCCGGGAGTGCTTCGCCGCGGAGCCGACCATGCGGGCGACGGCCTGA
- a CDS encoding MFS transporter, translating to MNAPRKNTDRAEAALLRNASTTHEPANPCWIPDAAAAGLHPGPRWRARFWAIFGGQALSLIGSALTQFVLLWWITDTTGSVSALATAGLAALLPQAVLSPLGGTFADRYSRRLLMIVADGISALCMLLLIALFLTGRIALWHAYVMMAIRSAAQAFQAPAAAASVTMLVPGGFLVRAAGLNQSLQSLTLVVAAPLGALAIGVMPIGWALGIDVATALLGIAPLLCCRIPQACVSSGQKTGLWPAFREGVDLVWKTPGLRWLYVLLGAVVLAIMPTFTLVPLLVKTHFGGAAAQVALMEGLSGIGMVAGGLLVAAMAPRRQVAWILCGFAMSCVALALTALAPGSLFGVAVAWWVISGITFVFGNAPLTALLQTIVPNHLQGRVLSLLNTTMGLAAPVGLALFTPLGEVIGVRALFAIAGLLGAAASLAGFLSPSLMRLDRRPSRSEARTD from the coding sequence ATGAATGCGCCACGCAAGAACACCGACCGCGCCGAAGCGGCGCTGCTCCGGAATGCAAGTACGACGCACGAGCCGGCGAATCCGTGCTGGATCCCCGACGCCGCCGCCGCGGGGTTGCACCCGGGCCCTCGCTGGCGGGCGCGATTCTGGGCGATCTTCGGCGGGCAAGCGCTGTCGCTGATCGGCTCGGCGCTGACCCAATTTGTCCTGCTCTGGTGGATCACCGATACCACGGGCAGCGTATCGGCGCTGGCCACGGCCGGCCTGGCGGCGCTGCTGCCCCAAGCCGTGCTCAGCCCGCTCGGCGGCACGTTTGCGGACCGCTACAGCCGCCGGCTGCTGATGATCGTGGCCGACGGCATCAGCGCCTTGTGCATGCTGCTGCTGATCGCGCTGTTCCTGACCGGCCGGATCGCGCTGTGGCATGCCTACGTGATGATGGCGATCCGGAGTGCCGCGCAGGCATTCCAGGCGCCGGCCGCGGCGGCCAGTGTGACCATGCTGGTGCCTGGCGGCTTCCTGGTTCGCGCGGCGGGGCTGAACCAGTCCTTGCAAAGCCTCACGCTGGTTGTCGCGGCACCCCTGGGCGCGCTCGCCATCGGCGTGATGCCGATCGGCTGGGCGCTGGGCATTGACGTCGCCACGGCCTTGCTCGGCATCGCGCCGCTGCTGTGCTGCCGCATTCCACAGGCTTGCGTGTCCAGCGGCCAAAAGACCGGCCTGTGGCCCGCGTTCCGGGAAGGCGTGGACCTGGTCTGGAAGACACCCGGCCTGCGCTGGCTCTATGTCTTGCTTGGCGCGGTGGTACTGGCCATCATGCCGACCTTCACGCTGGTGCCGCTGCTGGTGAAGACGCATTTCGGTGGCGCCGCCGCCCAGGTAGCCCTCATGGAAGGGCTGTCGGGTATCGGCATGGTGGCGGGTGGCCTGCTCGTGGCTGCGATGGCCCCACGCAGGCAGGTGGCCTGGATTCTGTGTGGCTTTGCAATGTCTTGTGTCGCGCTGGCGCTGACTGCGCTGGCGCCGGGCAGCCTGTTTGGCGTGGCCGTCGCCTGGTGGGTCATCAGCGGCATCACCTTCGTGTTCGGCAACGCTCCGCTGACCGCGCTGCTTCAGACCATCGTGCCGAATCACCTGCAGGGACGCGTGCTGTCGCTGTTGAACACCACCATGGGCCTGGCCGCGCCCGTGGGCCTGGCGCTCTTCACCCCGCTGGGTGAAGTGATCGGTGTGCGTGCGCTCTTCGCGATCGCCGGCCTGCTCGGCGCAGCGGCGAGCCTGGCCGGATTCCTGTCGCCGTCATTGATGCGTTTGGACAGGCGACCCTCAAGGTCCGAGGCAAGAACGGACTGA
- a CDS encoding PadR family transcriptional regulator, with amino-acid sequence MSIQHALLTSLLEKPSSGYELARRFDKSMGYFWSATHQQIYRELGRMAEVGWVSVEEEEDGRKKTYTVLPSGREELIRWALEPTVSSDNREELLVKLRAEAVIGPIGLADEMQRLIEQHRARLATYREIEQRDFSGTGLTRVQRLQHTVLRRGIVYEEGWLVWAGEVLPLLEPASVPA; translated from the coding sequence ATGTCGATCCAACACGCCCTGCTTACTTCCCTGCTTGAAAAACCGTCGTCCGGCTACGAACTCGCCCGCCGCTTCGACAAATCGATGGGTTATTTCTGGAGTGCTACCCACCAGCAGATCTACCGCGAACTCGGCCGCATGGCCGAAGTCGGCTGGGTCAGCGTGGAAGAAGAGGAAGACGGCCGCAAGAAGACCTACACCGTGCTGCCGTCGGGCCGTGAAGAACTGATCCGCTGGGCGCTGGAGCCGACCGTGTCGTCGGACAACCGCGAGGAGCTGCTCGTCAAGCTGCGCGCCGAAGCGGTGATCGGCCCGATCGGCCTGGCCGACGAGATGCAGCGCCTGATCGAGCAGCACCGCGCGCGCCTGGCCACCTACCGCGAGATCGAGCAGCGCGATTTCTCCGGCACCGGACTGACGCGCGTGCAGCGCCTGCAGCATACTGTGCTCAGGCGCGGCATCGTCTACGAAGAAGGCTGGCTCGTGTGGGCAGGCGAGGTGCTGCCGCTGCTGGAGCCGGCCTCCGTTCCGGCCTGA
- a CDS encoding CGNR zinc finger domain-containing protein: MPTANPMPASIADHPVLDMLNTVANVNGQPHDFWQADEDVSAWLMQAGWVDETLAGRYPPGALLAVARHLREVIRTLVQARKAGKRANPDALNVFLRQAPSHPALVWQGDAPPRLERRRPADSVEQCLAPLAESAAQLLADGDFQRIRVCEHPGCTLWFYDRTRSRRRRWCSMAACGNRHKVAAYRLRQQG, from the coding sequence ATGCCCACCGCCAACCCGATGCCTGCGTCGATCGCCGATCACCCGGTGCTCGACATGCTCAACACCGTGGCCAACGTGAACGGCCAGCCGCACGATTTCTGGCAGGCCGACGAGGATGTCTCCGCCTGGCTGATGCAGGCCGGCTGGGTGGACGAAACGCTGGCCGGCCGCTACCCGCCCGGCGCATTGCTGGCGGTGGCGCGGCATTTGCGCGAAGTGATCCGCACGCTGGTGCAGGCACGCAAGGCCGGCAAGCGCGCCAACCCGGACGCGCTCAATGTGTTCTTGCGGCAGGCGCCCAGCCACCCGGCGTTGGTCTGGCAGGGCGATGCGCCACCGCGCCTGGAGCGCCGGCGTCCGGCTGACTCGGTCGAGCAATGCCTGGCCCCGCTGGCCGAGAGCGCCGCGCAGCTGCTGGCCGACGGCGACTTCCAGCGGATCCGCGTGTGCGAGCACCCCGGCTGCACGCTGTGGTTCTACGACCGCACCCGGTCGCGCCGGCGGCGCTGGTGCAGCATGGCCGCCTGCGGCAACCGCCACAAGGTGGCGGCATACCGGCTGCGCCAGCAAGGCTGA